A part of Citrifermentans bremense genomic DNA contains:
- a CDS encoding ABC transporter ATP-binding protein, translating to MYAVEVEKLTKIYGKGNTAVTAIADASFRVEPGELVAILGPSGSGKTTLLTSIGLITEPTHGKVVIDGVTVADEGWQPGLDLKRVRREKLGFIFQAHNLIPFLTALENVMVALELNHQPKKEAKRRAEELLVSLNLGHRFNNYPSGLSGGEAQRVAIARALANRPKVILADEPTAALDTENGKNVMSLLKKLAVENHSAIMVVTHDHRMVEGFDRIFHVNDGRIVL from the coding sequence ATGTATGCCGTCGAAGTGGAAAAACTGACCAAGATCTACGGCAAGGGAAACACTGCCGTCACCGCCATTGCCGACGCGAGCTTCCGGGTCGAGCCCGGCGAGCTGGTAGCGATCCTGGGCCCCTCCGGATCGGGGAAGACCACGCTCCTCACCTCAATCGGCCTGATCACCGAGCCGACGCACGGGAAAGTCGTCATCGACGGAGTCACCGTCGCCGATGAAGGATGGCAGCCGGGGCTCGACCTAAAGCGTGTGCGCCGGGAGAAACTCGGGTTCATCTTTCAGGCGCACAACCTCATCCCGTTTCTAACCGCCCTGGAAAATGTGATGGTGGCGCTAGAGCTGAACCACCAGCCCAAGAAGGAAGCGAAAAGGCGCGCCGAGGAGCTCCTCGTTTCGCTGAACTTGGGACACCGGTTCAACAACTACCCTTCGGGGCTCTCCGGCGGCGAAGCACAGCGAGTCGCCATAGCCCGCGCGCTGGCGAACAGGCCTAAAGTAATCCTGGCCGATGAACCGACTGCGGCGCTGGACACCGAGAACGGGAAAAACGTCATGTCCCTGCTCAAAAAACTCGCCGTGGAAAACCATTCAGCGATCATGGTCGTCACCCACGATCATCGGATGGTGGAAGGGTTCGACCGAATTTTCCACGTCAACGACGGCCGGATCGTTCTTTAA
- a CDS encoding ABC transporter permease, which yields MNLALRDIRYHQGRFILTTVGLGLLIGVVISMGGIYRGLSADALAIQESTRADLWVVQQGTNGPFAESSRIPEDIKYRIKGVPGVAEASPLSFQTIQVERQGKPFRFFLIGHELNGLGGPPGIIEGRNIRQKHYEMVAAKALKMEIGEKIRLGRHDYTVVGITGKVVSSGGDPAAYVSLADAQEIQFKKDDDAIRNDRARISANLAGIQALPPAQAASLQQNIAGITESTHTVNAVVARLAPGADLKEVQERIGRWNHYRAISAEEQTRILTKGMIEKARMQIGLFRAILLVISSVIISLIIYTSTIDKIKSIATLKLIGAQNRVIVGMILQQSLLMGLFAYGIGYLLMLLTYERFPRRVVLQAFDLQLLFLIVVVICAVSSLVGIRKALKVEPAVALGG from the coding sequence ATGAACCTGGCGCTTCGCGACATACGCTACCACCAGGGGCGGTTCATCCTGACCACCGTCGGGCTCGGGCTGCTCATCGGCGTCGTGATCAGCATGGGGGGGATCTATCGGGGGCTTTCCGCCGACGCCCTGGCCATCCAGGAGTCAACCAGGGCGGATCTCTGGGTGGTGCAGCAGGGGACCAACGGCCCATTTGCCGAGAGCTCGCGCATTCCGGAGGATATTAAGTACCGGATCAAGGGGGTGCCCGGCGTTGCCGAGGCGTCGCCCCTATCCTTCCAGACCATCCAGGTCGAGCGCCAGGGAAAGCCCTTCCGGTTCTTCCTGATCGGCCACGAGCTGAACGGCCTTGGGGGCCCGCCCGGCATCATCGAGGGCCGGAACATCCGCCAGAAGCATTATGAAATGGTGGCCGCGAAGGCGCTGAAGATGGAAATCGGCGAGAAGATCCGACTGGGGCGCCACGATTATACCGTGGTGGGGATAACCGGGAAGGTCGTCTCTTCCGGAGGCGACCCGGCGGCGTATGTGAGCCTTGCCGATGCCCAGGAGATCCAGTTCAAGAAAGACGACGACGCCATCCGCAACGACCGCGCCAGGATCAGCGCCAACCTCGCAGGGATCCAGGCTCTCCCCCCGGCCCAGGCAGCCAGCCTGCAGCAGAACATCGCCGGCATCACGGAATCGACGCATACGGTGAACGCCGTCGTGGCGCGCCTGGCGCCGGGCGCCGATCTTAAGGAAGTACAGGAGCGGATCGGCCGCTGGAACCACTACCGCGCCATCTCCGCAGAAGAACAGACCAGGATCCTCACCAAGGGGATGATAGAAAAGGCCCGCATGCAGATCGGGCTGTTCCGGGCCATCCTCCTCGTCATCTCCTCGGTCATCATCTCGCTCATCATCTACACCTCGACCATCGACAAGATCAAGTCCATAGCCACCCTGAAGCTCATCGGCGCGCAAAACCGGGTCATCGTGGGGATGATCCTTCAGCAGTCGCTCCTGATGGGGCTCTTCGCCTATGGGATCGGCTACCTTCTGATGCTCCTCACCTATGAGAGGTTCCCCAGGCGCGTGGTGCTGCAGGCCTTCGACCTGCAGCTGCTCTTCTTGATCGTGGTCGTGATCTGTGCCGTATCGAGTCTTGTAGGGATCAGGAAGGCGCTCAAGGTCGAGCCCGCCGTGGCCCTGGGGGGATGA
- a CDS encoding efflux RND transporter periplasmic adaptor subunit — translation MNLPQALAPKKKYLVWIIVFAAAVIALNKTLLAPPRVKVAAVQKRDLVAQVYGNGTVEAKVMVGISSKITGRIAELYADQGDRVKKGLLLARLENEDLLHQQQQSEAGLKKSAASLTAEEANLQKAKANLALAETNAQRFRSLAAKEMVSRLESEQYDTAFQLARAEVARSQAAIEAMKMEQRATDAALGYARSKAGDALIYAPQDGIIITRDLEKGATVTAGVSIFTMADPAEVWVKANVDESQLKGVGVGNKAAISLRSYPGEEFPGQVARLGQQSDRVTEELEVDVAFTPPLQNFRLGEQSEVYITTGMKKDAPALPSAAIVTRGQKRGVWTVADGKLAFKSVTTGIEDRGNFTEIVAGLDPGDQVVVATPQEMGKFREGMKVRSTR, via the coding sequence ATGAACCTGCCGCAGGCCTTGGCGCCAAAGAAAAAATATCTGGTCTGGATCATCGTTTTCGCAGCGGCAGTCATCGCGCTCAACAAGACGCTCCTGGCGCCGCCGCGGGTCAAGGTCGCAGCCGTTCAAAAGCGCGATCTGGTCGCGCAGGTGTACGGCAACGGCACGGTCGAGGCAAAGGTGATGGTCGGCATTTCCAGCAAGATCACCGGCAGGATCGCTGAGCTGTACGCCGACCAGGGTGACCGGGTGAAAAAGGGGCTGCTTTTGGCGCGGCTGGAAAACGAAGACCTGCTCCACCAACAGCAGCAGTCTGAAGCGGGGCTGAAGAAATCTGCGGCAAGCCTTACCGCAGAGGAAGCGAACCTCCAGAAGGCCAAAGCGAACCTGGCCCTGGCGGAAACGAACGCCCAGCGCTTCAGGTCCCTGGCCGCAAAGGAGATGGTCTCCAGGCTCGAATCCGAGCAGTACGACACCGCGTTCCAGCTGGCGCGGGCGGAGGTAGCCCGCAGCCAGGCCGCCATAGAAGCGATGAAGATGGAACAACGTGCCACCGATGCCGCTCTTGGTTACGCACGGAGCAAGGCAGGCGATGCGCTTATTTACGCCCCGCAGGACGGCATCATCATCACCAGGGATCTGGAAAAAGGGGCCACGGTCACCGCCGGGGTGTCGATCTTCACCATGGCCGACCCGGCGGAGGTCTGGGTCAAGGCCAACGTCGACGAGTCGCAGCTCAAAGGTGTCGGCGTCGGCAATAAGGCTGCGATTTCCCTTCGCTCCTATCCGGGCGAAGAGTTCCCCGGCCAGGTAGCCCGCCTGGGACAGCAGAGCGACCGGGTAACCGAGGAATTGGAAGTGGACGTGGCATTCACCCCCCCGTTGCAGAACTTCCGCCTTGGGGAGCAGTCCGAGGTTTACATCACAACAGGTATGAAAAAAGACGCACCGGCCCTCCCCTCCGCTGCCATCGTCACCCGGGGCCAAAAGCGCGGGGTGTGGACCGTTGCCGACGGGAAGCTCGCCTTCAAGTCCGTGACCACGGGGATAGAGGACCGCGGCAACTTCACCGAAATCGTCGCCGGCCTCGACCCGGGGGACCAGGTCGTCGTGGCGACGCCGCAGGAGATGGGCAAATTCCGCGAGGGGATGAAGGTAAGGAGCACGCGATGA
- a CDS encoding FG-GAP-like repeat-containing protein: MTKRYTLVLALVAFGYLLLPGPGLAALQPGFDQKQVAVIDSGAYKTRAWGLAIADFTGDGVPDIVSGSTSGYVHLYAGTGDGTYASPSTVLLNLGVHNAYGLVSGDFNGDGIADLVLCPINGDNGLDPVGDSLVKLYLGIGNGAFRSPVTIGDAGTDAMALVAGDVDGDGRLDLISGDQTNSAGNTADVLLFRNLGTDVNGVPAWSSPTTIISAPRRNTVDPEQPPYFPPKYYFQSYGLALADIDGDGDLDLLVSDLATYLYVYSNDGLGHFQPVRYNRIATRPFAYAQLHGDMAENQTAIAAADLNGDGLVDIVAGGDQAGYNYNWEGKVDLWLNEGLDSSGRPTFASVGIIGGDGTNVRGLAVGQLNPKQDSTTDVLFGNNEGRLSALFADTKDSDGDGIIDRWDNAPLISNAPRLDINGDGFVNRFDQLDADHDGIGDVADDDNDNDGVPDTIDNAIYVANHDQADSDGDGVGDVSDPLFNRDTDGDGVPDAPLDQVLQGKAQQAKAIWSQNDTHFIIRVDSLGRLYQNEFVQTFLDAAILSPAEWALRKGESYNGKGDAPAPTGYTVPAGLAGGKETPVSVFVIPKQLWATSGDPDPINWINARITNRNLEVAQHGTYHAYLTNTGDWKDQEDRNWMAVETAGFTFPEMFEYLRIGKETLLGDYADPWIVQSGATPTSARIDWSQAAHPLISYAPPYDASDIPARQAVAHLGYIAFSASVWEETNPIFSPEGSHHQTFDQFGMYHASADRQVDPVGTDVAGFLEYLDGITRRGALNTFLIEQTEWSGRYCNDLPRLGPCATSPSNINEENNTIDLGRWEKWLALLDFAKTNGSVMTMGEYALAMSFDNAPTAYNPNQKDADHNGIGDAIDGAALSSGEIRFACAETGATGILAATLATPLAGVPQQLVSFRTDADGDGATEGYDGATDGAGKVAVPIAVAYPVGSVIPYTASWDGILANAQAEGTVRVTAQASLLPPLAKLVSLTEDPPLPTAAYRQGRTVPLRLQLTCGSRALTAADVAPPRIVAIERAGESVALATIDLDAGQANDNGLDFRFAGDAWIYNLDTRGLSAGAYRVTILMPDGVGYRAAFVLM, translated from the coding sequence ATGACAAAACGGTACACGTTGGTCCTTGCCCTCGTCGCCTTCGGCTATCTCCTGCTTCCAGGCCCCGGACTGGCCGCTCTGCAACCCGGTTTCGACCAGAAGCAGGTGGCGGTGATCGATTCCGGCGCTTACAAGACCCGGGCCTGGGGACTGGCCATCGCCGACTTCACCGGCGACGGCGTCCCGGACATCGTTTCAGGGAGCACTTCCGGTTATGTCCACCTTTATGCCGGCACAGGGGACGGCACCTACGCCTCCCCAAGCACCGTGCTCTTGAACCTTGGCGTCCACAATGCCTATGGCTTGGTCAGCGGTGACTTCAACGGCGACGGCATAGCTGATCTGGTGCTTTGTCCCATCAATGGCGACAATGGCCTGGACCCGGTTGGCGACAGCCTGGTGAAACTCTACCTCGGCATCGGCAACGGCGCCTTCCGGAGCCCGGTGACTATCGGCGACGCCGGTACCGACGCCATGGCGCTTGTGGCCGGCGATGTAGACGGTGACGGCCGGCTCGACCTCATCAGCGGCGACCAGACCAACAGCGCCGGTAATACGGCCGACGTGTTGCTGTTTCGCAACCTTGGCACCGACGTGAACGGAGTCCCTGCCTGGAGCTCCCCTACGACCATCATCTCTGCTCCCCGGCGTAACACAGTCGACCCTGAGCAGCCCCCCTACTTCCCTCCCAAGTACTATTTCCAGTCTTACGGGCTAGCGCTGGCCGACATCGATGGCGACGGGGACCTCGACCTGCTGGTTTCCGACCTGGCCACCTACCTCTATGTCTACAGCAACGACGGCCTGGGCCATTTCCAACCGGTGCGCTACAACCGGATCGCCACTCGTCCTTTCGCCTATGCCCAGCTCCACGGCGACATGGCCGAGAACCAGACGGCGATCGCCGCCGCCGATCTAAACGGTGACGGCCTGGTGGACATCGTGGCAGGCGGCGACCAGGCGGGGTACAACTACAACTGGGAAGGCAAAGTAGATCTGTGGCTGAACGAAGGCTTGGACAGCAGCGGCCGCCCCACCTTCGCCTCGGTCGGCATCATCGGCGGCGACGGCACCAACGTGCGCGGCCTGGCCGTGGGACAGCTGAACCCGAAACAGGACTCGACCACAGACGTTCTGTTCGGCAACAACGAGGGTCGCCTGTCTGCCCTCTTCGCGGACACAAAGGATAGTGACGGCGACGGCATCATCGACCGCTGGGACAATGCCCCGCTCATCTCCAACGCTCCCCGCCTCGACATCAATGGTGATGGCTTTGTGAACCGCTTCGACCAGCTCGACGCGGATCACGACGGAATCGGCGACGTGGCCGACGACGACAACGACAACGATGGCGTCCCAGACACCATCGACAACGCAATCTACGTCGCGAACCACGACCAGGCTGACAGTGACGGCGATGGCGTGGGTGATGTGAGCGATCCGCTCTTTAACCGCGACACGGACGGCGATGGTGTCCCCGACGCCCCCCTTGACCAGGTGCTCCAGGGCAAAGCGCAGCAGGCCAAGGCCATTTGGTCGCAAAACGACACCCACTTCATTATCCGGGTCGATTCCCTGGGACGGCTCTACCAGAACGAGTTTGTCCAGACTTTCCTCGACGCAGCCATCCTTTCCCCCGCTGAATGGGCGCTCCGGAAGGGGGAAAGCTACAATGGCAAGGGGGATGCCCCCGCTCCAACAGGGTACACCGTCCCGGCTGGCCTGGCAGGCGGCAAGGAAACTCCTGTGTCGGTTTTCGTAATCCCGAAACAGCTGTGGGCCACCAGCGGCGACCCCGACCCGATCAACTGGATCAACGCCCGCATCACTAACAGAAACCTGGAGGTGGCCCAGCATGGCACCTACCATGCCTACCTGACCAATACGGGGGACTGGAAGGACCAGGAAGACCGCAACTGGATGGCCGTCGAGACTGCCGGTTTCACCTTTCCGGAGATGTTCGAGTACCTGCGCATCGGCAAGGAGACGCTCCTCGGCGACTACGCAGATCCCTGGATCGTCCAGTCCGGAGCAACCCCCACCTCTGCAAGGATCGACTGGAGTCAAGCCGCCCACCCGCTCATCAGCTATGCTCCCCCCTACGACGCTTCCGACATTCCGGCTCGGCAGGCGGTAGCCCACTTAGGCTACATTGCTTTCAGCGCTTCTGTCTGGGAAGAGACCAACCCCATCTTTTCTCCGGAGGGTTCCCATCACCAGACGTTTGACCAGTTCGGCATGTACCACGCCAGCGCAGACCGCCAAGTCGACCCGGTCGGCACCGATGTCGCGGGCTTTCTTGAGTATCTGGACGGCATCACCCGCAGGGGCGCGCTCAACACGTTCCTTATCGAGCAGACCGAGTGGTCGGGGCGCTACTGTAACGACCTGCCCCGGCTGGGCCCCTGTGCCACTTCGCCCAGCAACATCAACGAGGAGAACAACACAATCGACCTCGGACGCTGGGAGAAATGGCTGGCGCTGCTCGACTTCGCTAAGACAAACGGGAGCGTCATGACTATGGGGGAGTATGCCCTCGCCATGAGCTTCGACAACGCTCCGACCGCCTATAACCCCAACCAGAAAGACGCCGACCACAACGGCATCGGCGATGCCATCGATGGCGCAGCCCTCTCCAGCGGCGAGATCCGCTTCGCCTGCGCCGAAACCGGTGCCACCGGCATCCTCGCTGCCACCCTGGCGACCCCTCTAGCGGGGGTTCCTCAACAGCTCGTCTCCTTCCGGACCGACGCCGACGGGGACGGCGCTACCGAAGGGTATGACGGCGCCACCGACGGTGCTGGAAAAGTTGCCGTACCGATTGCCGTTGCCTATCCGGTTGGGAGTGTCATCCCCTACACCGCCTCGTGGGACGGCATCCTCGCCAACGCTCAGGCGGAGGGGACCGTGCGGGTGACGGCGCAGGCAAGCCTCCTGCCGCCTCTGGCCAAACTGGTGAGCCTTACCGAGGACCCTCCTCTGCCGACAGCCGCCTACCGGCAGGGACGCACCGTGCCGCTGCGCCTCCAGCTTACTTGCGGCAGCAGAGCGCTTACCGCCGCGGACGTTGCTCCGCCGCGTATCGTCGCCATCGAGCGGGCCGGAGAGTCGGTCGCGCTCGCGACTATCGACCTCGATGCCGGCCAGGCGAACGACAATGGCCTTGATTTCCGTTTTGCCGGTGACGCCTGGATATACAACCTTGATACACGGGGGCTCAGCGCCGGCGCGTACCGCGTAACGATCCTGATGCCCGATGGCGTGGGCTACCGGGCGGCTTTTGTCCTCATGTAG